Part of the Diabrotica virgifera virgifera chromosome 6, PGI_DIABVI_V3a genome, ataatttttacattttaccGAAGTAAATGGTAGATTATCTGCAATTAAAATTTCTGGATATCCAAATCTACTAAAAGTATCTTGAAATGAGTTGATTACTGAACTGGAGGTTTTATCTTTTAATATTGAAATGTCCAACCAATGCGAAAAAtagtctacaattactaaatatgCTTTTGAACCATACTCTAAAATGTCTGTACCAACTTTATTGAATCTTAGTCTGGGAATGTCATGAGGCATCAttggttctttaaaattatttggtctGTATTTCTCACATATcctgcatttttttatatagtttgtCACATCATCATTAAGTCCTGGCCAATAATATATACTCCTGGCTTTGTTTATAGTTTTACTGACTCCTATATGGCCTTTGTGAAGCAATTTTATCATGTCAAGCCTAAGTTTTTTcggaataattattttgtcatcaaTAAATGCGATGCCAGCTTCAAAATACAGTGAATCTCTTATACCATAGTACTTTTTACACACTTgaggaacatttttttcttttggccacccattataataaaaatcaaaaattactgctaatgcCTCATCCTGGCTAGTAGCTAGTCTTAACTCAGATTGCTTTTCCTGGCTCATAGGTAAATGTTTACTCACTGAGTGGACCATTTCAAACATTTCTGGGTCATGTGTCTCTATATTTAAACTGGACCTAGATAGCATATCAGCAAAATGTATGTCTTTCCCAggaacaaaatatacatttaatctgTACTTGAGAAGTTTAAGCCTTAAACGTTGGAGTCTAACTGATCCAATTTTGGAAATTGGCTTCTTCATAATGGAGATTATAGGTTTGTGATCTGATTGAACGTCAacatcaaaattataaataaaattgtgaaatttttgagtAGCATAATAAATTGCCAATAGTTCCTTCTCAGTCTGACTATAATTTATTTCACTATCATTCATATTTCGTGATGCACAAGCtactaattttaaaatagaatcatatttctggaacatacaaactagtgatgtaacgaatgtcatttttttaacattcgcgaatacgaatgcgaatgcgaatatctgctaccgacattcgcgaatgcggatgcgaatgcgaatattcagtttttattattatttgtttcaatttttgtaatgtttcctaaatttataatgaaaagttaattgatatttagtgtaaatcaatctgaatcttaagctttattacataataccaaataataaaaaaaagtgaaggctgatcaTGTGATTAGGATACAAGGTTAACTTCTATCTattatctatctattgcccttcatttgtccaaagttgaacgtatgCCTCCctcttatttttccactcttcttggttcagtgctaatgctattgatctggtccctgcgtatctttttaggtcattcgaccatctcgtctgtggtctgcccctttCTCTTTTGTAGTCGCAAGGTatccagtgagttatcgcttcattccaccttgtgtctctttgtctgctgttgtgtcctgcatatttccatttgagagtagctgcatgtttgaggttaagttaccttttcttaataaaaaatgaTGAGAAGTggatagattttgattttattaacctaatattatcttaaaattatttttttttctggttttcatattcgcaaaacattcgcacaaatttcgcgaatgcggatgcgaatgcgaatatgcaaaaacatgcgaatattcgcgaatgcgaatgcgaatacgaatattcgttacatcactaatacaAACACCTAAACCATTTTTAGATGCATCacattgtaaaataattttttgattagGATCATAAGGGACTAACGCTGGTGATTTACAAATTATgttctttaaattatcaaaacatTTTTGATGTGACGGGAGCCACACCCATTctacattatttttaagtaattgacAAAGAGGTTGAATATGTTCAGTCATGTTCGGAATGTACCGTCTAACGTAATTAAATGCGCCCAAAATTCTTTGTAATTCTACTttactatttggtttttcaagtTTACAAAGTGATTCCACTCTGTCAGGATCTATTTGCATCCCTTTATGTGAAAAAACTTGACCCATAAATCTGACCTCTTCttgacaatattgaaatttgtcccCATTAAACTTTGCTCCTACTTCTTTAGCCCTTTCTAACACTTTTTTAACAGTTGTATCATGTTCTTCTTTTGTTGTTCCCATAACAATCATATCATCATGACAAATCAATAAATTCTCTATACctttaaatttatcttctacTACTTCTTGAAACAGATCTTGGGAATTTGATAATCCATATGGCAATACTTTATATCTGAAAATTCCATAAGAAGTTGCAAAACAGCATTTCCATGATGATGTCTCGTCAAGTTCTAAATGATGATACCCTTCAGAGAGATCAAATACAGAAAATATCTTTTTACCTATCATTTGTGCACAAACATCTTCCAATTTATGTACTACTCTTGGTTTGCGGACTATTTGTTTGTTTAGATCTAATGGGTCTAAGCATAAACGTAACTTACCATTTTGCTTTTCCACAATAACAATGCGGTTTATGCTTGCTCTGGGGTCAATTTCGTTAACTTTGACAATTGCCCCTCTTTTTGTCAacctatctaattcattttttaaattatctctAATTGCGACAGGTACATTTACAGGTGGGTAACTTACTGGCTCAAAATTGTCTACTGTAGTGATCCTATGTTTACCACAAAATTTACCATGACCTCTAAAAACTTCAGGGTTAAGGTTTATAAATTTATCCCTTTCTGCTAATTCTAAAGTACCACAACTCTCAATATTGTTGATTCGTTTAACTAACCCCAAATCAATACATAATTTACCACTTAAAAGAACTCGAGTTGCCccattaataattgtaaaatcctcgtaaacatacttatttttatgtttacaaaataaatttacgacACCCATTGTTTTAGCCTGAGTACCCTCAAACCCTTTCAGTACATAATGATTATccctaattttaaattgtttatcaattttcttaaaaatttttaatggaattaTACTTACATCTGCACCTGTGTCAAGTTTTACTTTAATTCTCttgttttcaatttttataaTTTCATCCCAAATATTTTGACTACTTACATTTTGGTATACTTTATTGACATTTCCTACAAAACTATCAGCTGATCCATCACTGCTATCTTCATCTATGACATCAATATTCTTCACTCTACACGACTTTGCAAAATGGTTTAAAAGCCCACATTTCTTACATTTCTTTCCATACGCTGGACATTCTCTGGCCCCATGAGTTGATTGACATCTTTTACACTTGAATTTTTCATTGGTATTCGCTTTACTTCTAGAGTTATTATAATTTCTATGGCCCTGGTACCTATCTTTACGAACTTCTCCTATGTCTACATCTTTTCTTTCGgtatgaaatttcaaattttggttCTTACTTTGTTCACTAGTTCTACAAAATTCGATGGCTTTTTGTAGGGTAAGTTTGTCCACTCTCAATAGAGCTTCTCTAGTAACTGGATCTCTGATGCCCATTAATATTTTGTCTCTCAGAGCTTTATCTTCGGCTGTTTGTTCTGGATCAATTTCATTATAATTACATGTTCGAATCAAATGTCTACAACTAGTAAGAAACTGCTCAAACGACTCTCCTTCTTTCTGGACCCTCATGATAAAATTGTATCTTTCAAATGATTCATTCATCCTTGGATTAACATACTTATCGATTAGTGATATCATCAAGTCATACTTGTTATTTTCGGCTTCTGGGATCTCGAATGTGGACATAATTTTGGCAGACTCAGCCCCaattatatttcttaaaattgacattttcattTTATCTGCTGACTGGTCTTGTCCCGTTGCTAGTAAATAATCTTCGAAACTAGTCTTCCAGAACTTCCATTCGCTTGCAGCATTTTGATCCTGCAGGTCAAAATCTGGTGGTAATTTTACATTTATTCCCATCACTGCCATTGTAGGTTATGTATGGTACCTCGTGTACAAGTTGCTATAAATTTAGCTTTTCGACTGTAAACTGTAACCCAACTAGCTGTTTGACTGCGCCAtgtttaaactactttatttaatgggttataagtcaaacaatcatagtattgagtaaacttatatatttttataaaacttactaaacatcttacatacaataaatcatacaagtgacaaccatgttgactggcttgaagttagccaTGTCATGTCTAGCACGCAGCCCCTTGCTACGCTGTTACACAGCTATATATATTAAACAACATCAAAACTGCAACAAACCTAATTGTTTATTTTACATGACAGTTCATTTAGCAATAAAAGAGCATCATGTAGAATTATTTCATCGGCGCAGAATATATGTTTAATCATAAAGTGAAATAACTATAAACTATCAAAAGAACAACACATTTGCAcccttaagaggctacagtagcgagcaacaggtagcagcaaacgcgttccaatattgcggctctaattttgaatattttgtcgagatatttgacacacatattcgtaatataataaagaatggcggtacagagcccaattttagaaatatgttagtacgtggaaattactctataactaaataaaatatttaaaaaaggagcctgtaccgccatcaagaagaaaaaaataataaactttcttcaaataaacttttttatgtcatgcctagattttgtgtaatcttggaactactaaaattttttatttctaacaagaaatcgaacatattataactaaataactaattaggcaacatagagaaattatcagtgtcattttgacaaacctgcgtcagattttctctaatttgttctgtcatctttattgatatcagtccagtgcagtagtgtgttaatttaagaattcgttatagttgtttcataggaaaatagtgtttattgatagttatttattatatttttgttgttgttgtataagttgttggcctgtttgaaataatagattgttgttaattgtgttttagttcagttctatgtaggtaggtaagtatattttacgtaaaaccatttcgaattctaatgcgagtataaagATTTAggaggatattttatttttaacatattatcaatagtttaacgaaatgggaaaagttaatcaaacgacaaataaagcgaataattccaagaaaaagtccattaaaagccgtgccaaaattatgagaacatcgaaattggagccaccacaaattttaacaatgtaagtacctatgagaagtaatctactgttgtcatacataaaaaaagtgtgaaaagttgtttcccatgaaaatgaaattcgtaataaatctatgtttaggtacagaaatcctgactacagtacaaatgccaattttttttaggtagatattcatagtcctgtcgccaagggggtacaacggcctcctttattcagatggtcttacccaagatttttttatgtatcttgacccgtagaacacgaatttgttgggtaacagttgatccggatgtcgataagattgttataaacaaagaacttgaggaattacataacagcgatttctcgcaaaacaaaacattttttttttgtattttttgggtcattctaagcaaaaactgttctgacaagttttttcgtaggatgcatagttttcgagataaacgcggttgaacataaaatcgaaaaattgcaatttttgaacccgaaaaaatttatttttgctaaagGTGATACAGtggcgatcaacaggtagcaaaaacgtgttccaagattgcggctgtaattttgaatattttttcgagatatttggcacacgtattcgtaataaaataaagaatggcggtacagggcccaatttgaaaaatatattaatatgtggaaattactctgtaattaaatacaatattaaaaaaacgagcctgtaccgccattaagaagaacaaaaaaatacaatttcttcaaataaacttttttatccgatgcctagattttgtgtaattttggaactactaaaattttttatttcattagtagttccaaaatgacacaaaatctaggcatcggataaaaaaattgaagaaagtgtatttttataaaaagtgcaggagctaacaatgccgaggaagatctatcaggctgcatctcacttcccgcctgtccagcacggtaaaattccaacaaagcttAGTTCAGAATACTCAGATTACGAGTAGaactaatcaaaataataaataatcattccaTGAAGTACGACTTAACCTGGTAGATTTCCCTCGGCCTTcttagctccggcaattcgttggcttgcaaattttagaagccacaagccacgattggtttaaccagaagactagttctaagttttattttatttttgatattgttaatattagaagtaaaactttcgttcgtctttagcagataccgccacggcattcatgccatcatttcgttgtgaaccgatAACGGTAGCCCGAATTTTAGTAGTTCAAAGAGAATGAAATATGCACCTCTGATGGGACCCTAAGAAGGGTTAAAGGGTGTTCTAGAGtgcctttggcgctctatgaactaaataaaataatactgctctcgtttcgcttcacaatgaaattattatttattattattttttcgtacaaatacctatgttaacataaaattttcacccatttgggtttatttttataaatatttatttactaataacaaaattgtttcggttacttccatttagcgcgcctatgagttaaattgtcaataatattaatcttacataatgtcaaagattaccaatgttgccaaagtttatgatactatctcccgaagttatatttttattgctacctgttgatcgctactgtttactcttaacaATAGACGAGAGGATTAGCATTTACTAAAATCTAAGAGCTTACTAATTAAATTCTCCACACCAACCTTTAGAATTCCTCTAACCCgtatgatttttgtgaaattaatttttaacctgTACTGTGCAAAACTTAAAAACTTTGACTGCAAATTCCCACAAACTgtgttttttgagttatttcttttttattaaagGTGCGACATACTGAATATCCCTACATTTTTTCACATAAAAGCCTGAACGATTACAAATATAACTCTGTTTGTTAATGCGCTCTGCAGCCATGTATGGATGACAGTACGTGACATATATAAAGacaattcttattttttttaaagtcaGTTTTCCATTTTTGAAATTCTAGTTCACTAGAAAAGTGAAGATCTTGTCGTTCTATTTTATTAGCATGATATTCTTCAAAATGAAGAATTAAATTGGATTTTACAGAACTTTCGTTACAAAAACTGCACTTACAGTTTCCATTCCTTTTTCCAATATCAATGtctttttttatgaatttttttatgtttactaAGATTTTGTAAATGTGAAAACTTTTTGAAACAAAATAATATCCCCTATCTTTCTGTATACAATAATAGCCAAGAAGCACTAAATAGAAGTTTTTTCCTTACCTAGGATGAAACTTAGTGACATgctttttaaattctaatatttaGAGAACCTTTTTAGTTTTGAGACATCTGTTACAAAATGCAATACACTTGAATGTTTTGTTGTGTGCAATTACATATTTGTCGAGTTGATCTAAAATTACAAGAAATAATACAATATTATGACAATATGTATAACAAAGAGAAATCTTTAATATATTCCATTATATATATTCCTATTTTAGCAAAACTGGTTTAAAATAATACATAGTAGGTAATAGCAAGATTGCCAGTTCAAAAAGCTAAAAATCACCAGACAATCGCTTCCAAAGTTGCCAGATTTTGCTAAAAATCACCAGATTGTTATGAGtctgcgcagtaacgaaaaatgtgttactgcgcataattatacGTTATTGCACATGCGCATACGCCTAACCATTCCAGAACGGTAATGTGAAGGGTTGAAACAAACCTAATGAAAcaattagaataaaaattattacAATGGTTTGTTACTTATAAATAGCAATAAGTTGTTTGCATAAGAAAAATTAAGAAGTTCTTTGAaacgaaatttttttttgaaaaaaataaaatgatttttttttgtaaaatataatgtaaaatgtaggtgttcatttttatttttatgaaaggTACTGAAACTCTCGACAATGTAGATTAtttaaaacttaacttttatgTCGTAAACTTGGCCTGACAGACCACCTTTGTTTCAAAAAATCTTTTTGTTGAAACACCTAATAATTTTTGCTAATGCTACTGAAAAAATAGTTAGTAAATATACCTTCCTTTGCGATTTTAGATGATCATCAAACCAacacaaaacgtgacaaaactacaGATATGAAAAACAGTAAGCACTTAAAACTCTACAGCCGACACAAGAAAGATAAAACTGATAAATTGAAAATTGATATGAACtggtttgtttataaaaccaagaCATAAATTATTAGAAGTTCAGTGCAAGAATAGCGTAAACGTCGGGAAATCCCGGGTTGAACACCACCACAGAGCCGGatcattttatattacaaattagacttttgtatgatatgaacatTAGGCAATTCTTAACGAATAACAAactattaacaaaaatattaaataatataatcgtactttttaaatttaaaaaataaatttataatatgtaGATAAGTTCAAAAAATCACCAGATATTaagctttttaaaaaagttttcaccatATCACCAAATGGGTTACAAAATCACCAAATCTGGTGAATTTTCACCAGACTTGGCAACCTTGGGTAATAGTTAGTAAATAATAATCTTAACCTCAAAATATTGTAGGACTTTTTAGGCGCGTTCCAAGTTCCAAGTGCCATGAAAACAGCGTCATAAAGTTagcgaaacggttttttcaaagtcgtaattttgacttctaccatagctcaaaaaattgcacctcgtttgcggataattgcaccattcaaaatttcatttgcggagtttccgtttacgagatataagcaaatcaaaagtggagatttcggcgcagcgctaaaaataaatgtcgattttcagg contains:
- the LOC126886473 gene encoding uncharacterized protein K02A2.6-like; this translates as MGIRDPVTREALLRVDKLTLQKAIEFCRTSEQSKNQNLKFHTERKDVDIGEVRKDRYQGHRNYNNSRSKANTNEKFKCKRCQSTHGARECPAYGKKCKKCGLLNHFAKSCRVKNIDVIDEDSSDGSADSFVGNVNKVYQNVSSQNIWDEIIKIENKRIKVKLDTGADVSIIPLKIFKKIDKQFKIRDNHYVLKGFEGTQAKTMGVVNLFCKHKNKYVYEDFTIINGATRVLLSGKLCIDLGLVKRINNIESCGTLELAERDKFINLNPEVFRGHGKFCGKHRITTVDNFEPVSYPPVNVPVAIRDNLKNELDRLTKRGAIVKVNEIDPRASINRIVIVEKQNGKLRLCLDPLDLNKQIVRKPRVVHKLEDVCAQMIGKKIFSVFDLSEGYHHLELDETSSWKCCFATSYGIFRYKVLPYGLSNSQDLFQEVVEDKFKGIENLLICHDDMIVMGTTKEEHDTTVKKVLERAKEVGAKFNGDKFQYCQEEVRFMGQVFSHKGMQIDPDRVESLCKLEKPNSKVELQRILGAFNYVRRYIPNMTEHIQPLCQLLKNNVEWVWLPSHQKCFDNLKNIICKSPALVPYDPNQKIILQCDASKNGLGVCISDVTNIRIRIRIREYSHVFAYSHSHPHSRNLCECFANMKTRKKNNFKIILG